A single genomic interval of Streptomyces sp. 1222.5 harbors:
- the murQ gene encoding N-acetylmuramic acid 6-phosphate etherase codes for MTSPDLRSQLASLTTEAFRPELAEIDRLPTLDIARLMNGEDAGVASAVAAQLPRIAAAVDAVAERMARGGRLVYAGAGTAGRLGVLDASECPPTFNTDPGRVVGLIAGGPEAMVSSVEGAEDSPELARKDLDSLGLTADDAVVGVSASGRTPYAVGAVEHARGLGALTVGLSCNAHSALAAAAEHGIEVVVGPELLTGSTRLKAGTAQKLVLNMLSTITMIRLGKTYGNLMVDVRASNDKLRARSRRIVSLATGAADEEIERALTESGGEVKNAILTLLADIDGPTAARLLEESGGHLRAALAHAAG; via the coding sequence ATGACCTCCCCCGACCTGCGCAGCCAGTTGGCCTCCCTGACCACCGAGGCGTTCCGGCCCGAGCTCGCCGAGATCGACCGGCTGCCCACCCTCGACATCGCCCGCCTGATGAACGGCGAGGACGCCGGTGTGGCCTCCGCCGTCGCCGCCCAGCTGCCGCGGATCGCCGCCGCCGTCGACGCCGTCGCCGAACGGATGGCCCGCGGCGGACGCCTGGTCTACGCCGGCGCCGGTACCGCCGGCCGGCTCGGCGTGCTGGACGCCTCCGAGTGCCCGCCCACCTTCAACACCGATCCCGGACGGGTCGTCGGCCTGATCGCGGGCGGCCCCGAGGCCATGGTCAGCTCCGTGGAGGGCGCCGAGGACTCCCCGGAGCTGGCCCGCAAGGACCTCGACTCGCTCGGGCTCACCGCGGACGACGCGGTGGTCGGCGTCTCCGCCTCCGGCCGCACCCCGTACGCCGTGGGCGCCGTCGAGCACGCCCGCGGCCTCGGGGCCCTGACCGTCGGCCTGTCCTGCAACGCGCACAGCGCGCTCGCGGCGGCCGCCGAGCACGGCATCGAGGTCGTCGTGGGCCCGGAACTGCTCACCGGCTCCACCCGGCTGAAGGCGGGCACGGCCCAGAAGCTGGTCCTGAACATGCTCTCGACCATCACGATGATCCGGCTCGGCAAGACCTACGGGAACCTGATGGTCGACGTGCGCGCCTCCAACGACAAGCTCCGGGCCCGTTCCCGCCGGATCGTGTCGCTGGCCACCGGCGCGGCCGACGAGGAGATCGAGCGGGCCCTGACCGAGTCCGGCGGCGAGGTGAAGAACGCCATCCTCACCCTCCTCGCCGACATCGACGGCCCTACGGCCGCCCGCCTTCTGGAGGAGTCCGGCGGCCATCTGCGCGCCGCGCTGGCGCACGCGGCGGGCTGA
- a CDS encoding glucosyl-3-phosphoglycerate synthase — MLEEVERWLATRSWSVADRPLHRILAAKQRTGQTVSVVLPALDEEETVGDIVAVIRHDLVEQVPLVDEIVVVDSGSTDRTSEVAAAAGARVVHRDDILPRLPAVPGKGEVLWRSLLVTGGDILCFIDADLREFSSDFVSGIVGPLLTDPEVDLVKGMYDRPLGGAAGQGGRVTELMARPLLNMHWPQLAGFVQPLGGEYAARRSLLEQLPFPVGYGVELGMLVDALHLVGLDALAQVDVGVRKHRHQDGQALGRMAAAIYRTAQLRLARGHLVRPSLTQFERGEDGFEPRTYSVDTEERPPMAEVAEYAARRVA; from the coding sequence GTGCTGGAAGAAGTCGAGCGCTGGCTGGCCACCCGCTCCTGGTCCGTGGCCGATCGCCCGCTCCACCGGATCCTGGCCGCCAAGCAGCGTACGGGTCAGACGGTCAGCGTCGTGCTGCCCGCCCTCGACGAGGAGGAGACGGTCGGCGACATCGTCGCGGTGATCCGTCACGACCTCGTCGAGCAGGTACCGCTGGTCGACGAGATCGTCGTCGTCGACTCCGGCTCCACCGACCGCACCTCCGAGGTCGCCGCCGCCGCGGGCGCCCGGGTCGTCCACCGCGACGACATCCTGCCCCGCCTGCCGGCCGTCCCCGGCAAGGGCGAGGTGCTGTGGCGCTCGCTGCTGGTGACCGGCGGGGACATCCTCTGCTTCATCGATGCGGACCTGCGCGAGTTCTCCTCCGACTTCGTCTCCGGGATCGTCGGCCCGCTGCTCACCGACCCCGAGGTGGATCTCGTCAAGGGCATGTACGACCGCCCGCTCGGGGGTGCGGCCGGGCAGGGCGGCCGGGTCACCGAGCTGATGGCCCGCCCGCTGCTGAACATGCACTGGCCGCAGCTGGCCGGTTTCGTGCAGCCGCTGGGCGGCGAGTACGCGGCCCGCCGCTCGCTGCTGGAGCAGCTGCCGTTCCCCGTCGGCTACGGCGTGGAGCTGGGGATGCTGGTGGACGCCCTGCACCTGGTGGGGCTGGACGCGCTGGCCCAGGTGGACGTCGGGGTGCGCAAGCACCGCCACCAGGACGGCCAGGCGCTGGGCCGCATGGCCGCCGCCATCTACCGCACCGCCCAGCTCCGGCTGGCCCGGGGGCACCTGGTGCGGCCCTCCCTGACCCAGTTCGAGCGGGGCGAGGACGGTTTTGAGCCGCGCACCTATTCGGTGGACACCGAGGAACGGCCCCCGATGGCGGAGGTCGCGGAGTACGCGGCACGCCGGGTGGCCTGA
- a CDS encoding trehalose-6-phosphate synthase — protein MASTHGAEVLVASNRGPVSYTVDDDSGGSLRARRGGGGLVSGLSAIGPDTNAVWVCAALGDGDREAVRRADGGLLPTEDTGGQRVRMLDIDAQVHADAYNGIANSVLWFVHHMLYQTPLEPVFDAEFRRQWAAYEAYNRAFAEALAEEAAEGAAVLIQDYHLALAPRMLRRLRPDLRIGHFSHTPWAPPDYFRLLPDDIAAELLSGILGADRAAFLTQRWADAFKDCCHAVLGPGIPSGTRIGVHGLGADGDFLRKRAHEPDVAERMAALRQEIGEGRRTIVRVDRTELSKNIVRGLLAYRQLLDDHPEWREKVVHVAFAYPSRQDLAVYRDYTAEVQRVAEDINARYGTPGWTPVELHVKDDFARSLAAYRLADVALVNPIRDGMNLVAKEIPLLSDEGCALVLSREAGAYEELGADAIVVNPYDVTGTADALHEALSLPREERAERSKRLAAAATALPPARWFLDQLHALDDQSS, from the coding sequence ATGGCTTCCACGCACGGCGCTGAGGTGCTGGTCGCGTCCAATCGCGGCCCGGTTTCGTACACGGTGGACGACGACTCGGGCGGCTCGCTGCGCGCCAGGCGCGGCGGCGGCGGGCTGGTCTCCGGGCTGTCGGCCATCGGGCCGGACACGAACGCGGTGTGGGTGTGCGCCGCACTCGGCGACGGCGACCGGGAGGCCGTACGCCGCGCGGACGGCGGACTCCTGCCCACCGAGGACACCGGCGGCCAGCGGGTGCGGATGCTCGACATCGACGCCCAGGTGCACGCGGACGCGTACAACGGCATCGCCAACTCGGTGCTCTGGTTCGTCCACCACATGCTCTACCAGACCCCGCTGGAGCCGGTCTTCGACGCCGAATTCCGGCGGCAGTGGGCGGCCTACGAGGCGTACAACCGGGCGTTCGCCGAGGCGCTGGCCGAGGAGGCGGCCGAGGGCGCGGCGGTGCTGATCCAGGACTACCACCTGGCCCTCGCCCCCCGGATGCTCCGCCGGCTCCGTCCCGACCTGCGCATCGGTCACTTCTCGCACACCCCGTGGGCCCCGCCGGACTACTTCCGCCTGCTGCCCGACGACATCGCGGCCGAGCTGCTGAGCGGCATCCTGGGCGCGGACCGGGCGGCGTTCCTCACGCAGCGCTGGGCCGACGCTTTCAAGGACTGCTGTCACGCGGTGCTCGGGCCCGGCATCCCCTCGGGCACGCGGATCGGCGTGCACGGGCTCGGCGCGGACGGCGACTTCCTGCGCAAGCGGGCCCACGAGCCGGACGTGGCCGAGCGGATGGCGGCGCTGCGCCAGGAGATCGGCGAGGGACGCCGGACCATCGTCCGCGTGGACCGCACCGAGCTGTCCAAGAACATCGTGCGCGGCCTGCTGGCGTACCGGCAGCTGCTCGACGACCACCCCGAGTGGCGCGAGAAGGTCGTCCACGTGGCGTTCGCCTATCCCTCCCGGCAGGACCTCGCCGTGTACCGGGACTACACGGCCGAGGTGCAGCGGGTGGCCGAGGACATCAACGCGCGCTACGGCACGCCCGGCTGGACCCCGGTCGAGCTGCACGTGAAGGACGACTTCGCGCGCTCGCTGGCCGCCTACCGGCTCGCCGACGTGGCGCTGGTCAACCCCATCCGGGACGGCATGAACCTGGTCGCCAAGGAGATCCCGCTGCTGTCCGACGAGGGCTGCGCGCTGGTGCTGTCACGCGAGGCGGGGGCGTACGAGGAGCTGGGCGCGGACGCGATCGTGGTGAACCCGTACGACGTCACGGGCACGGCGGACGCGCTGCACGAGGCGCTGAGCCTGCCGCGCGAGGAGCGGGCGGAGCGGTCGAAGCGGCTGGCTGCCGCCGCGACCGCGCTTCCGCCGGCGCGGTGGTTCCTGGACCAGTTGCACGCCCTGGACGATCAGTCCAGCTGA
- the thrC gene encoding threonine synthase has translation MAVQTVASTSNPAVDLGPAAALSCRECGHRVPLGPVFACEECFGPLEIAYDFSAYDTEELRRRIEAGPANIWRYAPLLPVPADVADKPNLNPGWTKLVKADNLARELGVTGGLFVKDDSGNPTHSFKDRVVAQALEAARAFGFTTLSCSSTGNLAGAVGAAAARAGFRSCVFIPHDLEQGKVVMAAVYGGELVGIEGNYDDVNRFCSELIGDPAGEGWGFVNVNLRPYYAEGSKTLAYEICEQLGWRLPDQIVVPIASGSQLTKIDKGLQELIKLGLVEDRPYRIFGAQAEGCSPVSTAFKAGHDVVRPQKPNTIAKSLAIGNPADGPYVLDIARRTGGAVEDVTDAEVVDAIKLLARTEGIFAETAGGVTVGVTRKLLKDGLLDPAKTTVVLNTGDGLKTLDAVAGTGLSATIRPTLDSFREAGLA, from the coding sequence ATGGCTGTGCAGACTGTCGCAAGCACCAGCAATCCCGCCGTCGACCTCGGTCCCGCCGCTGCCCTCAGCTGCCGCGAATGCGGACACCGGGTACCCCTCGGGCCGGTCTTCGCCTGCGAGGAGTGTTTCGGCCCGCTGGAGATCGCCTACGACTTCTCCGCGTACGACACCGAGGAACTGCGCCGGCGCATCGAAGCGGGCCCCGCGAACATCTGGCGTTACGCGCCGCTGCTGCCCGTCCCCGCCGACGTGGCCGACAAGCCCAACCTCAACCCGGGCTGGACGAAGCTCGTCAAGGCCGACAACCTCGCCCGCGAGCTCGGCGTCACCGGTGGCCTGTTCGTGAAGGACGACTCCGGCAACCCGACGCACTCCTTCAAGGACCGGGTCGTCGCCCAGGCCCTGGAGGCCGCCCGCGCGTTCGGCTTCACCACGCTCTCCTGCTCCTCCACGGGCAACCTGGCCGGTGCCGTCGGCGCCGCCGCCGCCCGGGCCGGCTTCCGCTCCTGCGTGTTCATCCCGCACGACCTGGAGCAGGGCAAGGTCGTGATGGCCGCGGTGTACGGCGGTGAGCTCGTCGGCATCGAGGGCAACTACGACGACGTGAACCGCTTCTGCTCCGAGCTGATCGGCGACCCGGCCGGCGAGGGCTGGGGCTTCGTCAACGTCAACCTGCGGCCGTACTACGCGGAGGGCTCCAAGACCCTCGCCTACGAGATCTGCGAGCAGCTCGGCTGGCGCCTCCCGGACCAGATCGTGGTCCCGATCGCCTCGGGCTCCCAGCTCACGAAGATCGACAAAGGCCTCCAGGAGCTGATCAAGCTCGGTCTGGTCGAGGACAGGCCGTACAGGATCTTCGGCGCACAGGCCGAGGGCTGCTCCCCGGTGTCCACCGCCTTCAAGGCCGGCCACGACGTGGTCCGCCCGCAGAAGCCGAACACCATCGCCAAGTCGCTTGCCATCGGCAACCCGGCCGACGGCCCCTACGTCCTCGACATCGCGCGCCGCACCGGCGGCGCCGTGGAGGACGTGACGGACGCCGAGGTCGTCGACGCCATCAAGCTGCTCGCCCGCACCGAGGGCATCTTCGCGGAGACGGCGGGCGGCGTGACCGTCGGCGTCACCCGCAAGCTGCTCAAGGACGGCCTGCTGGACCCGGCGAAGACCACGGTCGTCCTCAACACCGGCGACGGCCTCAAGACCCTCGACGCGGTGGCCGGCACCGGCCTCAGCGCCACCATCCGCCCGACCCTGGACTCCTTCCGAGAGGCTGGCCTCGCATGA
- a CDS encoding PTS transporter subunit EIIC, whose amino-acid sequence MRNDPVSTAAAVLIRVGGPANVTSVAHCMTRLRLGLADPSAADEEALRSLPGVLGVVDGGGVWQIVLGPGVVDEVTAAVEDLVTRAPSGTAPERSGAGHLADEGARIKEGLRRRNATPVKNGLRRVAGVFVPLIPALIGCGILAGLNGLLLNAHLLPGLTPALSAIASAFMALIAVFVGVNTAKEFGGTPVLGGAVAAVVVYPGVAKVTAFGVHLAPGQGGVLGALLAALLATRVEKWCRGRVPGALDVLLTPTVTVLVSGLVTLYGLMYAAGAVASAIGIVADRLLASAGAVAGLVLGGLFLPLVMLGLHQALIPIHTTLIEQQGYTVLLPLLAMAGAGQVGAALAVYVRLRHDVSLRTTIRSALPAGLLGVGEPLIYGVSLPLGRPFLTACAGGAAGGGFVGFFAMSGTKVGATAIGPSGWALFPLLAGNRSPAMTAAVYAGGLLTGYLVGFLATWTTFRPPVAEGVAGAGGRAGGGVVKAPVHHGGEEATD is encoded by the coding sequence GTGCGCAACGACCCCGTCTCCACAGCGGCCGCCGTCCTCATCCGGGTCGGCGGCCCGGCCAACGTCACCTCCGTCGCCCACTGCATGACCCGGCTCCGGCTGGGACTCGCCGATCCGTCGGCGGCGGACGAGGAAGCCCTGCGGTCCCTGCCCGGTGTCCTCGGGGTGGTGGACGGCGGGGGCGTCTGGCAGATCGTGCTCGGCCCCGGTGTCGTCGACGAGGTCACCGCGGCGGTGGAGGACCTGGTGACGCGGGCGCCGAGCGGCACCGCCCCGGAGCGGTCCGGCGCCGGGCACCTCGCCGACGAGGGCGCCCGGATCAAGGAGGGCCTGCGGCGGCGCAACGCCACGCCCGTCAAGAACGGCCTGCGGCGCGTCGCGGGCGTCTTCGTCCCGCTCATCCCCGCCCTGATCGGCTGCGGCATCCTGGCCGGGCTCAACGGGCTGCTGCTCAACGCCCACCTGCTGCCCGGGCTCACCCCCGCCCTGTCCGCGATCGCCTCCGCCTTCATGGCGCTGATCGCGGTGTTCGTCGGGGTCAACACCGCGAAGGAGTTCGGCGGCACGCCCGTGCTGGGCGGCGCGGTGGCGGCCGTCGTCGTGTATCCGGGCGTGGCGAAGGTGACCGCGTTCGGCGTGCACCTGGCCCCCGGGCAGGGCGGGGTGCTCGGCGCGCTCCTGGCGGCACTGCTGGCGACCCGGGTGGAGAAGTGGTGCCGGGGCCGGGTGCCGGGCGCGCTGGACGTCCTGCTCACCCCCACGGTCACCGTGCTCGTCTCCGGGCTCGTCACGCTGTACGGCCTGATGTACGCGGCGGGTGCGGTGGCCTCCGCGATCGGCATCGTGGCCGACCGGCTCCTCGCGAGCGCGGGCGCCGTGGCCGGGCTGGTGCTGGGCGGGCTCTTCCTCCCGCTGGTCATGCTGGGCCTGCACCAGGCCCTGATCCCCATCCACACCACCCTCATCGAGCAGCAGGGCTACACCGTCCTGCTCCCGCTGCTGGCCATGGCGGGCGCGGGCCAGGTCGGCGCGGCCCTCGCGGTGTACGTCCGTCTGCGCCACGACGTCTCCCTGCGCACGACGATCCGCTCCGCCCTCCCGGCCGGTCTGCTCGGCGTCGGCGAACCCCTCATCTACGGCGTCTCCCTGCCGCTCGGCCGGCCGTTCCTGACCGCCTGCGCGGGCGGCGCGGCGGGCGGGGGCTTCGTCGGCTTCTTCGCCATGTCCGGCACCAAGGTGGGCGCCACGGCCATCGGCCCCTCGGGCTGGGCCCTGTTCCCGCTGCTGGCGGGGAACCGCAGCCCGGCGATGACGGCGGCGGTCTACGCGGGCGGTCTCCTCACCGGCTACCTCGTCGGCTTCCTCGCGACCTGGACGACCTTCCGGCCCCCCGTCGCCGAGGGTGTGGCGGGAGCCGGCGGCCGGGCCGGGGGAGGGGTCGTCAAGGCCCCGGTGCACCATGGAGGCGAGGAGGCGACGGACTGA
- a CDS encoding NADH:flavin oxidoreductase, whose product MTVTTPASRAAQILSRPIALNGLTVPNRIVMAPMTRMFSPGGVPGEDVRSYYARRAGAGVGLIVTEGTYVGHDSAGQSDRVPRFHGEEQLAGWARVAEDVHAAGGTIVPQLWHIGMVRKQGEPPFADAPAVGPSGLVTEGAEATGRAMSRKDLDDVVAAFAQAAADAERIGFDGVEIHGAHGYLVDQFLWAGTNRRTDAYGGDPVARTRFGAEIVAAVRERVSAEFPVIFRFSQWKQQDYTARLAETPEELDAILAPLAAAGVDAFHASTRRYWLPEFEGSDLNLAGWTKKLTGKPVITVGSVGLDGDFINAFQGEGSPVKGIDNLLDRLEADEFDMVAVGRALLQDPEWAAKVLSDRFDDLKPYDAAALKTLS is encoded by the coding sequence GTGACCGTCACCACGCCCGCCTCCCGCGCGGCCCAGATCCTCTCCCGCCCGATCGCGCTGAACGGCCTCACCGTCCCGAACCGGATCGTGATGGCCCCGATGACCCGCATGTTCTCCCCGGGCGGTGTTCCCGGCGAGGACGTGCGCTCCTACTACGCGCGCCGTGCCGGGGCCGGTGTCGGCCTGATCGTCACCGAGGGCACCTACGTCGGCCACGACTCGGCCGGCCAGAGCGACCGCGTGCCGCGGTTCCACGGTGAGGAGCAGCTCGCCGGCTGGGCACGCGTCGCCGAGGACGTGCACGCGGCGGGCGGCACGATCGTCCCGCAGCTGTGGCACATCGGCATGGTCCGCAAGCAGGGCGAGCCGCCCTTCGCGGACGCCCCGGCCGTCGGCCCGTCCGGTCTCGTCACCGAGGGCGCCGAGGCCACCGGCCGGGCGATGAGCCGGAAGGACCTGGACGACGTCGTCGCCGCGTTCGCGCAGGCCGCCGCGGACGCCGAGCGCATCGGCTTCGACGGTGTGGAGATCCACGGCGCCCACGGCTACCTCGTCGACCAGTTCCTGTGGGCGGGCACCAACCGCCGCACGGACGCGTACGGCGGCGACCCGGTGGCCCGCACCAGGTTCGGCGCGGAGATCGTCGCCGCGGTTCGGGAGCGGGTGTCCGCCGAGTTCCCGGTCATCTTCCGCTTCTCGCAGTGGAAGCAGCAGGACTACACCGCCCGCCTCGCCGAGACCCCGGAGGAGCTGGACGCGATCCTCGCCCCGCTGGCCGCGGCCGGCGTCGACGCCTTCCACGCGTCCACGCGCCGCTACTGGCTGCCGGAGTTCGAGGGCTCGGACCTGAACCTGGCCGGCTGGACGAAGAAGCTCACCGGCAAGCCGGTCATCACCGTCGGCTCGGTCGGTCTCGACGGCGACTTCATCAACGCCTTCCAGGGCGAGGGCTCCCCGGTCAAGGGCATCGACAACCTCCTGGACCGCCTGGAGGCGGACGAGTTCGACATGGTCGCCGTCGGCCGGGCCCTGCTCCAGGACCCGGAGTGGGCCGCCAAGGTCCTCTCCGACCGCTTCGACGACCTGAAGCCGTACGACGCGGCGGCGCTGAAGACCCTCAGCTGA
- a CDS encoding MoaD/ThiS family protein — protein MSVTVRIPTILRTYTGGQAEVSAEGVTLAEVIESLEKNHTGIAARVLDDQGKLRRFVNVYVNDDDVRFEQGLQTATPDGAGVSIIPAVAGGC, from the coding sequence ATGAGCGTGACCGTTCGCATCCCGACCATCCTGCGCACCTACACCGGCGGCCAGGCCGAGGTCAGCGCCGAGGGGGTGACCCTCGCCGAGGTCATCGAGAGCCTGGAGAAGAACCACACCGGGATCGCCGCCCGGGTGCTGGACGACCAGGGCAAGCTGCGCCGTTTCGTGAACGTCTACGTCAACGACGACGACGTGCGTTTCGAGCAGGGCCTCCAGACGGCCACGCCCGACGGCGCGGGTGTCTCGATCATTCCCGCGGTGGCCGGCGGCTGCTGA
- a CDS encoding cold-shock protein: protein MAQGTVKWFNAEKGYGFIAVDGGADVFVHYSAIQMDGYRTLEEGQRVEFEISQGQKGPQADMVRLSA from the coding sequence ATGGCTCAGGGCACCGTCAAGTGGTTCAACGCGGAGAAGGGGTACGGCTTCATCGCGGTCGACGGTGGTGCGGACGTATTCGTCCATTACAGCGCCATTCAGATGGACGGCTACCGCACCCTGGAAGAGGGCCAGCGGGTGGAGTTCGAGATCTCGCAGGGCCAGAAAGGCCCGCAGGCCGACATGGTTCGCCTCAGCGCCTGA
- the groL gene encoding chaperonin GroEL (60 kDa chaperone family; promotes refolding of misfolded polypeptides especially under stressful conditions; forms two stacked rings of heptamers to form a barrel-shaped 14mer; ends can be capped by GroES; misfolded proteins enter the barrel where they are refolded when GroES binds) → MAKIIAFDEEARRGLERGMNQLADAVKVTLGPKGRNVVLEKKWGAPTITNDGVSIAKEIELEDPYEKIGAELVKEVAKKTDDVAGDGTTTATVLAQALVKEGLRNVAAGANPMALKRGIEKAVEAVSAALLEQAKDVETKEQIASTASISAADTQIGELIAEAMDKVGKEGVITVEESNTFGLELELTEGMRFDKGYISAYFATDMERMEASLEDPYILIANSKIASVKDLLPLLEKVMQSGKPLLIIAEDVEGEALSTLVVNKIRGTFKSVAVKAPGFGDRRKAMLGDIAILTGGEVISEEVGLKLENATLDLLGRARKVVITKDETTIVDGAGSSEQVQGRVNQIRAEIENSDSDYDREKLQERLAKLAGGVAVIKAGAATEVELKERKHRIEDAVRNAKAAVEEGIVAGGGVALLQASQVFEKLELEGDEATGANAVRIALEAPLKQIAVNAGLEGGVVVEKVRNLTPGHGLNAATGEYVDLVAEGIIDPAKVTRSALQNAASIAALFLTTEAVIADKPEKAAAPAGGGMPGGDMDF, encoded by the coding sequence ATGGCCAAGATCATCGCGTTCGACGAGGAGGCGCGGCGCGGCCTCGAGCGCGGCATGAACCAGCTCGCGGACGCCGTCAAGGTGACGCTCGGCCCCAAGGGCCGCAACGTCGTCCTCGAGAAGAAGTGGGGCGCCCCCACGATCACCAACGATGGTGTCTCCATCGCCAAGGAGATCGAGCTCGAGGACCCGTACGAGAAGATCGGCGCCGAGCTGGTCAAGGAAGTCGCCAAGAAGACGGACGACGTCGCCGGTGACGGTACGACCACCGCGACGGTGCTCGCCCAGGCCCTGGTCAAGGAAGGCCTGCGCAACGTCGCCGCCGGCGCCAACCCGATGGCTCTGAAGCGCGGTATCGAGAAGGCCGTCGAGGCCGTCTCCGCCGCCCTGCTGGAGCAGGCGAAGGACGTGGAGACCAAGGAGCAGATCGCCTCCACCGCGTCCATCTCCGCCGCCGACACCCAGATCGGCGAGCTCATCGCCGAGGCCATGGACAAGGTCGGCAAGGAAGGCGTCATCACCGTCGAGGAGAGCAACACCTTCGGTCTGGAGCTCGAGCTCACCGAGGGCATGCGCTTCGACAAGGGCTACATCTCCGCCTACTTCGCGACCGACATGGAGCGCATGGAGGCGTCGCTCGAGGACCCGTACATCCTCATCGCCAACTCCAAGATCGCCTCGGTCAAGGACCTGCTCCCGCTGCTGGAGAAGGTCATGCAGTCGGGCAAGCCGCTGCTGATCATCGCCGAGGACGTCGAGGGCGAGGCCCTGTCGACCCTGGTCGTCAACAAGATCCGCGGCACCTTCAAGTCCGTCGCCGTCAAGGCCCCGGGCTTCGGCGACCGCCGCAAGGCCATGCTCGGCGACATCGCCATCCTCACGGGCGGCGAGGTCATCTCCGAGGAGGTCGGCCTCAAGCTGGAGAACGCGACCCTGGACCTCCTGGGCCGCGCCCGCAAGGTCGTCATCACCAAGGACGAGACCACCATCGTCGACGGTGCCGGCTCCTCGGAGCAGGTGCAGGGCCGCGTGAACCAGATCCGCGCCGAGATCGAGAACAGCGACTCGGACTACGACCGCGAGAAGCTGCAGGAGCGCCTGGCGAAGCTCGCCGGCGGTGTCGCGGTCATCAAGGCCGGTGCCGCCACCGAGGTGGAGCTCAAGGAGCGCAAGCACCGCATCGAGGACGCCGTCCGCAACGCGAAGGCCGCCGTCGAGGAGGGCATCGTCGCCGGTGGTGGCGTGGCCCTGCTGCAGGCCTCCCAGGTCTTCGAGAAGCTGGAGCTCGAGGGTGACGAGGCGACCGGCGCCAACGCCGTGCGCATCGCGCTCGAGGCCCCGCTGAAGCAGATCGCCGTCAACGCCGGCCTCGAGGGCGGTGTCGTGGTGGAGAAGGTGCGCAACCTGACCCCGGGCCACGGCCTGAACGCCGCGACCGGCGAGTACGTCGACCTGGTCGCCGAGGGCATCATCGACCCGGCGAAGGTGACCCGCTCTGCCCTGCAGAACGCCGCCTCCATCGCCGCGCTGTTCCTCACCACCGAGGCCGTCATCGCCGACAAGCCGGAGAAGGCCGCCGCGCCGGCCGGCGGCGGCATGCCGGGCGGTGACATGGACTTCTGA
- a CDS encoding MurR/RpiR family transcriptional regulator, translated as MTQEVKEIFGQPGGSLAAKVRTLAPSMTRSMQRVAEAVAGDPAGCAALTVTGLAELTGTSEATVVRTARLLGYPGYRDLRLALAGLAAQQQSGRAPAITTDIAVDDPIADVVTKLAYEEQQTLADTAAGLDTVQLGAAVAALAGARRTDVYGIGASGLVAQDLTQKLLRIGLIAHAHSDPHLAVTNAVQLRSGDVAIAITHSGSTGDVIEPLRVAFERGAATVAITGRPDSPVTQYADHVLTTSTSRETELRPAAMSSRTSQLLVVDCLFVGVAQRTYETAAPALAASYEALAHRHRASSR; from the coding sequence GTGACCCAGGAAGTGAAGGAAATTTTCGGGCAGCCGGGCGGGTCGCTCGCCGCCAAGGTGCGCACCCTCGCCCCCTCCATGACCCGGTCCATGCAGCGCGTCGCCGAGGCCGTGGCGGGCGATCCGGCCGGCTGCGCCGCCCTCACGGTCACCGGCCTCGCCGAACTCACCGGCACCAGTGAGGCGACGGTCGTCCGCACCGCCCGCCTCCTCGGCTACCCCGGCTACCGCGACCTGCGCCTCGCCCTCGCCGGGCTGGCCGCGCAGCAGCAGTCCGGCCGGGCGCCCGCCATCACCACCGACATCGCGGTGGACGACCCCATCGCCGACGTCGTCACGAAACTGGCCTACGAGGAACAGCAGACCCTGGCCGACACCGCCGCCGGCCTGGACACCGTCCAGCTGGGCGCGGCCGTCGCCGCACTCGCCGGGGCGCGCCGGACCGACGTGTACGGCATCGGCGCGTCCGGGCTCGTCGCCCAGGACCTCACGCAGAAGCTGCTGCGGATAGGGCTCATAGCCCACGCGCACAGCGACCCGCACCTCGCGGTGACCAACGCGGTGCAGCTCCGCTCGGGCGACGTGGCGATCGCGATCACGCACTCCGGCTCGACGGGGGACGTCATCGAGCCGCTGCGGGTCGCCTTCGAGCGCGGGGCGGCCACTGTCGCCATCACCGGGCGGCCCGACTCGCCGGTGACGCAGTACGCCGACCACGTGCTGACCACCTCCACGTCCCGGGAGACCGAGCTGCGTCCGGCGGCGATGTCCTCACGGACCAGTCAACTGCTCGTGGTGGACTGTCTGTTCGTCGGAGTGGCGCAGCGGACGTACGAGACGGCCGCGCCCGCTCTGGCCGCGTCGTACGAGGCGCTGGCCCATCGCCACCGGGCCTCCTCGCGCTAG